Genomic DNA from Flavobacterium sp. N502540:
CTATACAGCTGCATCCAATAATATCGTAAGGAATTTTCTAAATGATGACAATACACCAAAACAGGATTTTAATATCTGGGACGATTATTTTGATATTGGAACGCCAAATCAGCACGTACAGCAGTTAGTGTTGAATTATGATATTCCAATTCACAAAATTCCGGTACTAAGCTTCATCAAAGCAAATTATTCGTATACTGCCGATTATAGCTGGCAGCGTGCGTCGACTGCATTATCTGAATATGTGGATCCTGTCACTGGAAGTACGGTTGATTTAGGAAACACTATTCAGAATGCCAATTCGAATACGCTAACGACAACGCTTAACATGAACATGCTGTACAAGTATTTAGGATTAACTCCGGGGTCAAAAACAGGAGCAAAACCTAAAGCTGCTGCACCGCCAAAACCGGGAGAGAAAATTGTAAATACGGCAAAACCGGCTACCACTAGCAGTCCGTTTTATGACGGTATGATTGGTATTCTGACCAGTATAAAAAACGTTCAGGTCAATTATACCGTGAATAGTGGAACCGTTTTACCAGGGTATACACCGGGTATTGGTTTCTTCGGAACATCGAGGCCTACTCTAGGATTCGTTTTCGGAAGTCAGGACGACATTCGTTTTGAAGCGGCGAAAAGAGGATGGCTAACCACTTATCAGGAATTTAATCAAAGTTTTACTCAGGTAACCAATAAGCTCCTGAAAGTAACGGCGAATATCGATTTATTGCCTGATTTGAAAATTGACCTGAACATGGATCGTAATTATTCTGAGAATAATTCAGAGCAGTATAGTGTTGTTAAAAATAATGTGACAGGAGATTTAGATTATAAGGCTTTGTCACCTTATAATTATGGAATGTTCTCTATTTCGACAGTGCTTATAAAAACAGCATTTTCGACCAGCACCGCAACAGAGTCTGCCGCATTTGATGATTTTAGAAACAACCGTATGATTATAGCAAACCGTTTGGCAGAGGAGCGTTATGGTGCAGGAGCACCAATTCCGAGATACGGCGATGCCAATAATCCAATTCCGGCTCCGACAGATCCGAATTATAAAGTATATACTGCTAACGAAGGGTATCCGATAGGATTTACCAAAAGCAATCAGGCAGTTTTATTGCCAGCATTTTTAGCGGCCTATACGGGAAGTAGTGCATCAAGCAGTTCAACAGATATTTTCAGAAATTTCCCAATTCCAAACTGGAGTGTTAAGTACAACGGTTTAATGCGTTATAAATATTTCAAAGACAAATTCAAGCGTTTTTCTTTACAGCATAATTACAGAGCATCGTATACCATTAACCAGTTCAGATCGAATTTTGACTATATAGAGAAGCCTAACGGACAGGATGTCAATACTAATTTCTTTAACAAAACCATCATGTCTAATATTAACCTCGTAGAGCAGTTCAGTCCGTTAATCCGAATGGATTTTGAATTGAAAAGTTCATTACGTGTATTGACAGAGATTAAAAAAGACAGAGCTTTGTCTATGAGTTTTGATAATAATTTGTTGACCGAAGTAAAAGGAATGGAATATGTTGTGGGTCTGGGCTATCGTTTTAAAGATGTAATTTTCTCCTCAAGACTTGCCGATTCACCAACAGGAATTATAAAAAGTGATATCAATATTAAGTGTGACTTCTCGTATCGAAATAATGAAACCTTAGTGCGCTATTTAGATTATGACAACAACCAATTAGCCGCAGGACAAAATATATGGTCGTTAAAACTTACGGCAGATTATGCATTCAGTAAAAACCTGACTGCAATATTCTACTACGATCATTCGTTTTCGAAAGCTGTAATCTCGACAGCATTCCCTTTAACGAATATTAGATCAGGATTTACACTTCGATATAATTTTGGGAATTAATTTTTAATTTCTAAAGGGGATTTTATTAGAAGATTATTACATTTGTGCCTCAATTATTAAACTATCAATTTTCAAACACACAACTATTATGAGCATACCAGCAAATTTAAAGTACACAAAAGATCACGAATGGGTTAGCATCGAAGGAGATGTTGCAACAGTAGGAATTACTCATTTTGCACAAAAAGAGTTAGGAGATATCGTGTATGTTGAAGTAGAAACTTTAGATCAGAAACTTGACAGAGATGAGGTTTTTGGAACAGTTGAAGCTGTAAAGACAGTATCAGATTTGTTTTTACCATTAACAGGAGAAATCATTGCCTTCAATGAAAACCTTGAAAGCGAACCTGAAACTGTGAATTCTGATCCTTACGGAGATGGATGGATGATTAAAATTAAAATTGCTGATGCATCAGAAATTGATTCTTTATTGTCTGCTGATGCTTATAAAGAACTTATAGGTGCCTAAACAATTGCTCTTAATCTGGGCAATTATCTGCTCAGGAATCATTACTTATTTTTGTTTGACAGATTCCAGTAATATTCCGGCGATAAATTTTCCGAGTATAGATAAGATTGTCCATTTTTGTTTTCATTTTGGATTTACAATTTCCTGGATTTTGTTTTTCAAAAAAGAGCTGAAAGGAAAAGCACCGGACGATTACAAGGCCTATTTAATTTCATTTATATTTTCTGTTTTTTTCGGAATTACAATCGAAATTCTGCAAAGTGTTTTAACGGTTACACGAGCATCAGATGTAACAGATGTTTTAGCCAATGCACTTGGAGCTATTTTTGGCATCTTTGCCGCTATAGTTTTTAAAAAACAAATCGATAAAATTTAAGAATATAAAACCCACTTTGGTGGGTTTTTTTGTGCTCTAATCTTAACGCTTTCAAGGTTGGTCAGAACTTTGTGGCTTCGCGACTTTGCGAGCAATGTTATTTAGTCAGGAAAAAATGGATAAAAAGATTTCAGATTTTTGATTAACGATTTTTGATTTCAGATGTTTGAGAGGGTATAAAATTGATAATTGAACTATTGAGAAGCATTAAATCAAAAATCAGCAATCGTTAATTTTTATTCTAAAATCATCTAATTTAATGATGTTCCTTTGTTTTAGAGGAAACCTTCGTTGGCTTTACGTAAATCTTCTCAGCCTTTGTGGTTCATTCTAATTTTAAATGTATTTTTGCAGAATTCTCAGAACACGCACAAATCATGAATGTTAAGCAATATCTGGACTCTACTTATTTAAAAACAGCCTCCCAGGCAGGACTTTCGGAAGCAGAAAATACCCTTGTGGTTAAAAATGCTATTGAAGAGGCAATTCGCGAAGGTTTTAAACTCATCATGATTCGGCCCGAACAGGTGGTTTTGGCAAAAGAAATGATTCATAAAGCCAATTCGACTTTACTGATAGGTACCGTTATAGACTTTCCTGAAGGAGACTCAGATTTAGAATCTAAATTAAAAGAAGCCAACAAAGCAATAGAAGACGGAGCAGATGATCTGGATTTTGTTTGCAATTATAAGGCATTCAAAGAAGGGGATGTTGACCTGGTTAAACAAGAGATTTTAGTGGGAACACAAATTGGTCTTGCAAGCAATAAAACAGTGAAATGGATTATTGAAGTTGCCGCCTTAAATGATACACAGATAATTCAGCTTTCGGCATTGATTAAAAATGTAGTGATGTCTCATTTTAAAGAAGAAAACTATGGTTCAGTTTTCGTGAAGTCATCCACAGGATTTTATAAAACCGAAAACGATTTACCAAACGGAGCAACCCTTCCAACAATTATAATGATGCTGGAAAACGCATCGCCTTTGCCTGTTAAAGCTGCCGGAGGAGTTCGGTCTTATCAGGATGCCATAGAAATGATTCGATTAGGTGTAAAACGAATCGGAACCTCTGCTGCAAAAACAATTGCGGATGGAGGGAATACCTCAAATCAATATTAAATAAAAACCTAAATTTACGTGAATAAGATTGCCCTGTCTTTTATTTTAACCTTAACCGCTTTGTTTGCTTTTTCGCAGGAAAGTAACAATACTTCAATCAAGCCCGGTTTTACTGCAGAACAGTTTCCGGTTTTTCCAAACTGTGAAAATCTTCAATCCAAACAACTTGAAAATTGTTTTTATAAAGAAGTGCAGGATTTTGTATTTCAGAATTATCAGGTGCCTGAAAATCTAAAACAAGCCAACTATAAAGGAGAAGTAAAAGTGCTATTCGAAGTAGATGCAAATGGCGAGTTCAAAGTAATTTATGTAAACGCGTTAAACGATGCGTTATCAGAAGAAGCTAAACGTGTTTTTAAGAA
This window encodes:
- the gcvH gene encoding glycine cleavage system protein GcvH yields the protein MSIPANLKYTKDHEWVSIEGDVATVGITHFAQKELGDIVYVEVETLDQKLDRDEVFGTVEAVKTVSDLFLPLTGEIIAFNENLESEPETVNSDPYGDGWMIKIKIADASEIDSLLSADAYKELIGA
- the deoC gene encoding deoxyribose-phosphate aldolase is translated as MNVKQYLDSTYLKTASQAGLSEAENTLVVKNAIEEAIREGFKLIMIRPEQVVLAKEMIHKANSTLLIGTVIDFPEGDSDLESKLKEANKAIEDGADDLDFVCNYKAFKEGDVDLVKQEILVGTQIGLASNKTVKWIIEVAALNDTQIIQLSALIKNVVMSHFKEENYGSVFVKSSTGFYKTENDLPNGATLPTIIMMLENASPLPVKAAGGVRSYQDAIEMIRLGVKRIGTSAAKTIADGGNTSNQY
- a CDS encoding VanZ family protein; the encoded protein is MPKQLLLIWAIICSGIITYFCLTDSSNIPAINFPSIDKIVHFCFHFGFTISWILFFKKELKGKAPDDYKAYLISFIFSVFFGITIEILQSVLTVTRASDVTDVLANALGAIFGIFAAIVFKKQIDKI